A part of Miscanthus floridulus cultivar M001 chromosome 6, ASM1932011v1, whole genome shotgun sequence genomic DNA contains:
- the LOC136461649 gene encoding probable folate-biopterin transporter 4 isoform X2: MKDLMMLSPSTSQFLVSLAYFPWSIKPIYGILSDCIPIKQRKRVPYLIISSCLSLLPWLILGLSQTLRSSANMLTALLVVQNLGSAMADVVIDAMVAEAVRSAGPEFAGDLQSLSWSSMAVGGIFGSLLGGYALSNLPIHAIYVVFSALPFLQLVSSMFVEDSPKGFHSANDEHKYVDNQSSVTSFSEKGSSEALRYEGTRRRKGTRKNNKRRSLSKQTEPDEKHNGSINSLPSLSLRSAFFSLCTAFKQPNILRPMAWFFFSNVTIPNISTVMFYYQTEDLNLEASFLGTARVIGWFSLMLGTYTYNRYFKQKKLRNILVFAHVGLAVITLLDIVLVSRLHIQYGIADKYMVLWGSALGDAINQFKMMPFLILSGQLCPPGIEGTLFALFMSINNLGSTVGSFLGSALASALNLTTGQFDNLALGLGVQMICTLLPIGFLSLIPKEVTGLTS; this comes from the exons ATGAAGGACTTGATGATGCTATCACCCTCCACATCACAGTTTCTGGTCTCCCTTGCATATTTCCCTTGGAGCATTAAACCTATATATGG GATCTTGTCAGACTGCATTCCAATTAAGCAGAGGAAGCGTGTACCCTATTTGATCATTTCTAGCTGCCTTTCTCTACTTCCGTGGCTTATCCTTGGACTATCACAAACTTTAAGGAGCTCAGCCAATATGCTTACTGCCTTGCTCGTAGTACAGAATCTGGGATCTGCGATGGCAGATGTTGTTATAGATGCAATGGTTGCAGAAGCAGTTCGATCAGCAGG GCCGGAGTTTGCTGGTGATCTACAGTCATTATCTTGGTCATCGATGGCTGTAGGTGGGATTTTCGGGAGCTTGCTGGGAGGATATGCATTATCCAATCTCCCAATACATGCTATATATGTTGTTTTCTCAGCCCTCCCATTCTTGCAACTAGTTTCCAGTATGTTTGTTGAGGATTCTCCAAAAGGATTCCACAGTGCAAATGATGAACATAAGTATGTAGACAATCAGAGTTCTGTTACTTCCTTTTCTGAAAAAGGCTCTAGTGAAGCACTTAGATATGAGGGCACTAGAAGGCGAAAGGGAACTCGTAAAAATAATAAAAGGAGATCACTGTCAAAGCAAACTGAGCCTGATGAGAAACACAATGGGTCAATTAATTCGTTGCCAAGTTTGTCTCTGAGATCAGCCTTCTTCAGCCTGTGCACAGCTTTTAAGCAGCCAAACATTCTGCG GCCTATGGCATGGTTTTTCTTTTCAAATGTAACAATTCCAAATATCTCCACAGTCATGTTCTATTATCAAACAGAGGACCTAAATTTGGAGGCATCCTTTCTAGGGACTGCACGTGTGATTGGGTGGTTCAGTCTAATGCTTGGCACCTACACCTACAACCGCTATTTTAAGCAGAAGAAGCTCAGGAATATTCTTGT GTTTGCTCACGTCGGTCTTGCCGTAATTACCCTACTGGACATTGTTTTGGTGTCACGGTTACACATTCAGTATGGAATTGCCGATAAGTACATGGTGCTGTGGGGTTCTGCTTTGGGTGATGCAATCAACCAGTTCAA GATGATGCCGTTCCTGATCCTGTCAGGACAGCTTTGCCCACCTGGAATCGAGGGCACACTGTTTGCTCTCTTCATGTCAATCAACAACCTTGGTTCAACAGTAGGTTCATTCCTGGGGTCTGCTCTGGCATCAGCTTTGAACCTCACCACAGGACAGTTTGACAATCTTGCTCTGGGTTTGGGTGTACAGATGATTTGTACTCTCTTACCGATTGGGTTCCTATCTCTGATTCCAAAGGAAGTCACAGGACTAACATCGTAG
- the LOC136461649 gene encoding probable folate-biopterin transporter 4 isoform X1 produces the protein MAAAQHRQVWWPGRMPAAFGPSFLCLVCLIYFIQGFRSFVWTAVSYQMKDLMMLSPSTSQFLVSLAYFPWSIKPIYGILSDCIPIKQRKRVPYLIISSCLSLLPWLILGLSQTLRSSANMLTALLVVQNLGSAMADVVIDAMVAEAVRSAGPEFAGDLQSLSWSSMAVGGIFGSLLGGYALSNLPIHAIYVVFSALPFLQLVSSMFVEDSPKGFHSANDEHKYVDNQSSVTSFSEKGSSEALRYEGTRRRKGTRKNNKRRSLSKQTEPDEKHNGSINSLPSLSLRSAFFSLCTAFKQPNILRPMAWFFFSNVTIPNISTVMFYYQTEDLNLEASFLGTARVIGWFSLMLGTYTYNRYFKQKKLRNILVFAHVGLAVITLLDIVLVSRLHIQYGIADKYMVLWGSALGDAINQFKMMPFLILSGQLCPPGIEGTLFALFMSINNLGSTVGSFLGSALASALNLTTGQFDNLALGLGVQMICTLLPIGFLSLIPKEVTGLTS, from the exons GGTTTCAGGTCTTTCGTCTGGACAGCTGTTTCCTACCAAATGAAGGACTTGATGATGCTATCACCCTCCACATCACAGTTTCTGGTCTCCCTTGCATATTTCCCTTGGAGCATTAAACCTATATATGG GATCTTGTCAGACTGCATTCCAATTAAGCAGAGGAAGCGTGTACCCTATTTGATCATTTCTAGCTGCCTTTCTCTACTTCCGTGGCTTATCCTTGGACTATCACAAACTTTAAGGAGCTCAGCCAATATGCTTACTGCCTTGCTCGTAGTACAGAATCTGGGATCTGCGATGGCAGATGTTGTTATAGATGCAATGGTTGCAGAAGCAGTTCGATCAGCAGG GCCGGAGTTTGCTGGTGATCTACAGTCATTATCTTGGTCATCGATGGCTGTAGGTGGGATTTTCGGGAGCTTGCTGGGAGGATATGCATTATCCAATCTCCCAATACATGCTATATATGTTGTTTTCTCAGCCCTCCCATTCTTGCAACTAGTTTCCAGTATGTTTGTTGAGGATTCTCCAAAAGGATTCCACAGTGCAAATGATGAACATAAGTATGTAGACAATCAGAGTTCTGTTACTTCCTTTTCTGAAAAAGGCTCTAGTGAAGCACTTAGATATGAGGGCACTAGAAGGCGAAAGGGAACTCGTAAAAATAATAAAAGGAGATCACTGTCAAAGCAAACTGAGCCTGATGAGAAACACAATGGGTCAATTAATTCGTTGCCAAGTTTGTCTCTGAGATCAGCCTTCTTCAGCCTGTGCACAGCTTTTAAGCAGCCAAACATTCTGCG GCCTATGGCATGGTTTTTCTTTTCAAATGTAACAATTCCAAATATCTCCACAGTCATGTTCTATTATCAAACAGAGGACCTAAATTTGGAGGCATCCTTTCTAGGGACTGCACGTGTGATTGGGTGGTTCAGTCTAATGCTTGGCACCTACACCTACAACCGCTATTTTAAGCAGAAGAAGCTCAGGAATATTCTTGT GTTTGCTCACGTCGGTCTTGCCGTAATTACCCTACTGGACATTGTTTTGGTGTCACGGTTACACATTCAGTATGGAATTGCCGATAAGTACATGGTGCTGTGGGGTTCTGCTTTGGGTGATGCAATCAACCAGTTCAA GATGATGCCGTTCCTGATCCTGTCAGGACAGCTTTGCCCACCTGGAATCGAGGGCACACTGTTTGCTCTCTTCATGTCAATCAACAACCTTGGTTCAACAGTAGGTTCATTCCTGGGGTCTGCTCTGGCATCAGCTTTGAACCTCACCACAGGACAGTTTGACAATCTTGCTCTGGGTTTGGGTGTACAGATGATTTGTACTCTCTTACCGATTGGGTTCCTATCTCTGATTCCAAAGGAAGTCACAGGACTAACATCGTAG